From a single Paramormyrops kingsleyae isolate MSU_618 chromosome 14, PKINGS_0.4, whole genome shotgun sequence genomic region:
- the tulp4b gene encoding tubby-related protein 4 codes for MTECHESGHSVGMLAALEHGPILCSDSNILCLSWKGRVPKSEKEKPVCRRRYYEEGWLATGNGRGVVGVTFTSSHCRRDRHTPQRVNFNLRGHNSEVVLVRWNEPFQKLATCDRDGGIFVWIQYEGRWSVELVNDRGAQVSDFTWSHDGTQALISYRDGFVLVGSVSGQRHWSSEINLESQITCGIWTPDDQQVLFGTADGQVIVMDCHGRMLAHVLLHELDGIISMSWNYPNFLMEDSSESDTDTDDHPKPPAHTQKALFTVSFTSGNINLMNNYDDLSPATICSGLRDVVVQWCSQGDLLAVAGLERHSLPADIACISLARNVLVKFYNVHGEHIYTLETPAQRPISTVCWGHRDSRLFLACGPALYVVRVEHRVASLQLLCQQGIASVLREEKDVSKLNMPSRLCSYVTTAFIPTIKPPIPDPNNMRDFVSYPTAGNERLHCTMKRTDDCPEEGGPCYTLYLEYLGGLVPILKGRRISKLRPEFVIVDPKENFRADEVYGNSLISSMIDSCNCSDSSDNELNDDWVGKKSSKSLGNKSPKPRINMDVRKSPKLSRAVQDVSRSPRLPARSTAIGSPGLTCKEFPLDDITEHNYLAQVTSNIWGTKFKIVGLASFLPTNLGAVIYKTSLLHLQPRQMTIYLPEVRKISLDLMNLPVFNPNVFSEDEDDLPVTGPSGVVDDNPPCTVNIPIAPIHSPAQAMSPTQSIGLVQSLLASQNVQLDVLTNATASAAAITGVAGRNQETGASQYSLPTRYSGPGQVIFSGMDLGRIPVGLPLAHQQQIQQRQQQQQQMQPPQLKQQQKPPQQQHTLHQVQQLQQQQQQIKHQLQQQQQMKLQQQQIQQQQQQIQQQIQEMRQQQQQMQQQHQQLQQLKMQFPLPPLGAGHPQVVLPQPQVVLQIPRFPDEHGRERRDQEHQLKMKAPHPSPLLAEGDAAVFAATLEISKMNPPPPYPGTVGSVVSVASTSPSDNSHTGQPQLDLCLKKDFLLYPLASQYQTPVGYERITTFDSSGNVEEVCRPRTRLVYNQSLHPLQGPGSSATLRVTSSEKKKIQLPYTSATLSRLTIPRYSIPTRDPPPYPDSATTARSPGQQMDATLVRTTPQCSIREGALNVSQMSAKTLPTKSKVNRTLAASYQQRVSKALHTCSQCSSTSGNPSVNISSGNTSGSGSSNGITGGTIMRPDFTLGNGGQLNTIIVHSNSASPLTSQSSYNLLGPLENARDRTEYVNSAFTEDEEVNPECQLEKPVRHLTLGEVSLTVKRPPPYQWDTSRASEEIWVPREQTVLTTPPVPHKAPSIILNPDQHLSVSRLPFGLPPQSPTSLSAPTFQSGYQISLPFPPGAGYNGPQLQTLQPPPQPCPIKEAVAPLSFSQQESAMVLPPSYPPNLANLSCCSLPPIYPSASSCTGLQLPPAAMHPWNIYNPCPPVPNPPETLPSKSHQVVEKPVLSPPPPADLQNHLRFTEAIAEASDNLQEVLPLNESPMPQRMEEFVKKSRRSLDSQGDEANVTPVAQDKGKKEGRMLGDFNNLMSSPGLSREKKKPKSQKEQQKAKKMNKTNEFQDSSESEPELFVSGDELMNQSQSSKKGWKSKRNLRTTSELEEIKCRKANEKEDRGLGSQGFVYVMANKQPLWNEATQVYQLDFGGRVTQESAKNFQIELEGRQVMQFGRIDGNAYILDFQYPFSAVQAFAVALANVTQRLK; via the exons ATGACCGAATGTCATGAA TCTGGTCATTCAGTAGGGATGCTGGCCGCTCTGGAGCATGGTCCCATCCTCTGCAGCGACTCCAACATCCTGTGCCTGTCCTGGAAGGGTCGGGTACCCAAGAGCGAGAAGGAGAAGCCGGTGTGCAGGAGGAGGTACTACGAAGAAGGGTGGCTGGCCACGGGGAACGGGAGGGGGGTCGTTGGGGTCACCTTCACCTCCAGCCACTGTAGGAGGGACAGGCACACTCCACAGAGGGTCAACTTCAATCTAAGGGGACACAACAGTGAG gtTGTCCTGGTGCGCTGGAATGAGCCTTTTCAGAAACTGGCGACTTGTGATCGGGATGGAGGCATATTTGTCTGGATCCAGTACGAGGGCCGGTGGTCCGTGGAGCTGGTAAACGACCGCGGCGCACAG GTGAGCGACTTTACCTGGTCACACGACGGCACGCAGGCGCTCATCTCGTACCGGGACGGCTTCGTGCTGGTCGGCTCGGTCAGTGGCCAGAGGCACTGGTCCTCGGAGATCAACCTGGAGAGCCAGATCACGTGTGGGATCTGGACCCCCGACGACCAGCAG GTCCTGTTCGGGACGGCGGATGGTCAGGTGATCGTCATGGACTGTCACGGCCGCATGCTGGCACATGTTCTCCTGCACGAGCTGGACGGTATCATCAGCATGTCCTGGAACTACCCGAACTTCCTGATGGAGGACAGCAGTGAGAGCGACACCGACACAGACGACCACCCCAAGCCTCCAG CACACACGCAGAAAGCCCTCTTCACGGTCAGCTTCACGTCAGGAAACATCAATTTGATGAATAACTACGACGACCTCTCGCCTGCCACAATCTGCTCAGGGCTCAGAG ATGTAGTTGTGCAGTGGTGTTCCCAGGGGGACCTCCTGGCCGTGGCTGGACTGGAGAGACACAGTCTCCCTGCGGACATTGCCTGCATTTCCTTGGCCAGGAATGTCCTCGTCAAATTCTACAATGTCCATGGTGAGCACATCTACAcgctggagacccctgctcaG CGTCCAATCAGCACAGTGTGCTGGGGTCACCGGGACTCACGGCTCTTCCTGGCCTGCGGGCCGGCGCTGTACGTGGTGCGGGTGGAGCACCGGGTGGCCAGCCTGCAGCTGCTGTGCCAGCAGGGCATCGCCAGCGTCCTGCGGGAGGAGAAGGACGTCAGCAAGCTGAACATGCCGTCCCGCCTCTGCTCCTACGTCACCACCGCCTTCATCCCCACCATTAAG CCGCCAATTCCGGACCCCAACAACATGCGGGACTTTGTCAGCTATCCCACCGCGGGGAACGAGCGTCTCCACTGCACCATGAAGCGTACGGACGACTGCCCGGAGGAGGGGGGGCCCTGTTACACCCTCTACCTGGAGTACCTGGGCGGCCTGGTGCCCATCCTCAAGGGCCGGCGAATCAGCAAGCTGCGGCCCGAGTTTGTCATCGTGGATCCAAAGGAGAACTTCAGAGCAG ACGAGGTTTACGGAAACAGCCTGATTTCCTCCATGATCGACAGCTGCAACTGTTCCGACTCGAGCGACAACGAGCTGAATGACGACTGGGTTGGAAAGAAATCCTCCAAGTCACTGGGAAACAAGTCACCTAAACCGAG AATTAATATGGATGTGAGAAAATCGCCTAAGCTATCCAGGGCTGTGCAGGATGTATCCCGGTCACCACGGTTACCTGCTCGGAGCACCGCTATTGGCTCCCCGGGGCTCACATGCAAAGAGTTCCCTCTAGATGACATTACTGAG CACAATTACCTTGCTCAAGTGACATCCAATATTTGGGGCACGAAGTTTAAAATTGTGGGCCTTGCCTCATTCTTGCCGACAAACCTTGGTGCAG TTATCTATAAGACAAGTCTACTGCACCTCCAGCCCAGACAGATGACTATTTACCTACCAGAAGTGCGAAAGATTTCCCTCGACCTGATGAACCTCCCTGTCTTCAATCCGAACGTCTTCAGTGAGGATGAGGATGACTTACCAG TGACAGGACCCTCTGGAGTTGTTGATGACAATCCTCCCTGCACCGTTAACATCCCCATTGCACCAATCCATAGCCCCGCCCAGGCGATGTCACCTACACAGAGCATTGGACTTGTCCAGTCCCTATTGGCTAGTCAGAATGTTCAGCTCGACGTCCTGACTAATGCTACCGCCAGTGCAGCTGCCATCACTGGGGTCGCTGGGCGTAACCAGGAGACGGGGGCATCGCAGTACAGCTTGCCCACCAGATACTCTGGCCCCGGACAAGTGATCTTCAGCGGGATGGATTTGGGTCGCATTCCGGTTGGGCTACCTCTCGCTCATCAGCAGCAGATTCAGCAGcgccagcagcagcaacaacaaatGCAGCCGCCGCAGCTAAAACAGCAACAGAAGCCTCCGCAGCAGCAACACACGCTGCATCAggtgcagcagctgcagcagcagcagcaacagattaaacaccagctgcaacagcagcagcaaatgaagctgcagcagcagcagattcaacagcagcagcagcagatccAGCAGCAGATTCAGGAGATgcgccagcagcagcagcagatgcagcagcagcaccaacagCTGCAGCAGCTCAAGATGCAGTTTCCTTTGCCCCCGCTTGGAGCCGGCCATCCCCAGGTTGTGTTGCCTCAGCCTCAGGTTGTGCTCCAGATACCCCGGTTTCCTGACGAGCACGGACGAGAGAGAAGAGACCAGGAGCATCAGCTGAAAATGAAAGCCCCACACCCATCCCCACTGCTCGCTGAGGGGGATGCAGCAGTTTTCGCTGCCACTCTGGAGATCAGCAAAATGAACCCTCCGCCCCCTTACCCAGGCACTGTAGGGTCTGTGGTTTCAGTAGCCTCTACAAGCCCTAGTGACAACAGCCACACCGGTCAGCCCCAGTTAGATCTTTGCTTAAAAAAGGACTTCCTGCTGTACCCACTGGCCTCCCAGTACCAGACCCCAGTAGGGTACGAGCGGATAACGACTTTCGATAGCAGTGGGAACGTAGAGGAGGTATGCCGTCCTCGCACGAGGCTGGTGTATAACCAGAGCCTGCACCCTCTCCAGGGACCAGGAAGTTCTGCAACTCTGAGGGTAACTTCTTCAGAGAAGAAGAAAATCCAGCTTCCATACACTTCTGCCACTCTCAGTCGGCTCACAATTCCACGATACTCGATACCTACCAGGGATCCACCGCCCTACCCGGATTCAGCAACTACTGCACGGAGTCCTGGCCAGCAGATGGACGCCACGCTTGTTCGTACCACGCCACAGTGCAGCATCAGGGAGGGAGCCTTGAATGTCTCTCAGATGTCTGCCAAAACTCTACCAACTAAGTCCAAAGTCAACAGAACTCTAGCAGCCTCCTACCAGCAAAGAGTGTCAAAAGCGTTGCATACTTGTAGCCAGTGTAGTAGCACCAGTGGCAATCCCAGCGTGAATATTAGTAGCGGGAACACCAGTGGGAGCGGCAGTAGTAACGGTATTACAGGTGGGACTATCATGAGGCCAGATTTTACACTGGGAAATGGAGGCCAGCTCAACACTATCATCGTTCACTCAAACAGCGCTTCGCCTCTGACTTCACAGTCCTCCTATAACCTACTCGGCCCTCTCGAGAACGCCAGGGACCGGACAGAGTATGTTAATTCAGCTTTTACTGAGGATGAGGAGGTGAATCCGGAGTGCCAGTTAGAGAAACCTGTCCGGCACTTAACCCTGGGAGAAGTCAGCCTGACAGTCAAGCGTCCCCCTCCTTACCAATGGGATACCAGTAGGGCCTCTGAGGAAATCTGGGTTCCTCGGGAACAGACTGTCTTGACTACCCCTCCTGTGCCACATAAAGCACCATCAATCATTCTGAATCCAGACCAGCACTTAAGTGTGTCTCGATTGCCCTTTGGCCTTCCACCACAATCTCCCACTAGTCTCAGTGCCCCCACTTTCCAGTCAGGTTACCAGATTTCTTTGCCCTTTCCTCCAGGTGCCGGTTATAATGGCCCACAACTCCAAACATTGCAGCCTCCTCCACAACCCTGCCCCATCAAGGAAGCCGTGGCGCCTCTCTCCTTCAGTCAGCAAGAGTCTGCCATGGTCCTGCCGCCCAGTTACCCACCAAATTTAGCCAACTTGAGCTGTTGTTCACTGCCACCCATCTACCCAAGTGCCAGTTCCTGCACTGGCCTCCAGCTGCCCCCTGCAGCCATGCATCCTTGGAACATCTATAACCCATGCCCACCCGTACCGAATCCCCCGGAGACACTTcccagcaaatcccaccagGTGGTGGAAAAGCCGGTCCTTTCGCCGCCCCCTCCTGCTGATCTCCAGAACCATCTCAGGTTCACGGAGGCCATAGCAGAAGCTAGTGACAACCTTCAGGAGGTACTTCCCCTGAATGAGAGCCCAATGCCTCAGAGAATGGAGGAATTTGTCAAAAAGAGCCGCAGGAGTCTTGACAGCCAGGGAGACGAAGCTAATGTTACTCCTGTTGCGCAGGACAAGGGGAAGAAGGAGGGTCGTATGCTCGGTGACTTCAACAACCTCATGTCTAGCCCTGGACTTAGCCGAGAAAAGAAGAAACCCAAGAGCCAGAAGGAGCAGCAAAAGGCAAAGAAGATGAACAAGACGAATGAGTTCCAGGACAGCTCGGAGAGTGAGCCGGAGCTGTTTGTCAGTGGGGATGAACTCATGAACCAGAGCCAGAGTAGCAAGAAAGGTTGGAAAAGCAAGCGGAACCTACGCACTACCAGCGAACTCGAGGAGATCAAGTGCCGCAAAGCGAACGAGAAGGAAGACCGGGGCCTCGGTAGTCAAGGCTTTGTGTATGTCATGGCCAACAAACAACCCCTTTGGAATGAGGCCACACAAGTATATCAGCTAGACTTTGGAGGAAGGGTCACGCAGGAGTCAGCTAAGAACTTCCAGATTGAGTTGGAAGGAAGACAA GTAATGCAGTTCGGCAGAATTGATGGCAACGCCTACATCCTGGATTTTCAGTACCCATTTTCAGCAGTGCAGGCCTTTGCTGTAGCCTTGGCCAATGTGACCCAGCGGCTTAAGTGA